One Prodigiosinella aquatilis DNA window includes the following coding sequences:
- the proQ gene encoding RNA chaperone ProQ yields the protein MENQPKLNSSKEVIAYLAERFPLCFTSEGEARPLKIGIFQDLVAHVPESDHVSKTQLRSALRLYTSSWRYLYGIKLGAQRVDLDGNPCGELEQQHVEHARKQLEEAKARVQAQRAEQQAKKREAGEVTEPARKRSAPRRDRDDTGAAARRPRQTVSRPMQIPPPSSSTDKSQSRQSKPVREEKQTQRDVVTDISKLQIGQEIKVRAGKNAMDATVLEIAKGEVRVLLTSGLAMIVRAEHLQF from the coding sequence ATGGAAAATCAACCTAAGTTGAACAGTAGTAAAGAAGTTATTGCTTATTTGGCGGAGCGGTTCCCGCTTTGTTTCACCAGTGAAGGTGAAGCTCGTCCGTTGAAGATCGGAATCTTTCAGGATCTGGTCGCACATGTACCCGAATCAGATCATGTCAGCAAAACACAATTGCGGTCTGCTCTGAGGCTTTACACTTCCAGTTGGCGTTATTTGTATGGCATTAAACTAGGTGCTCAGCGTGTTGATTTAGATGGCAATCCTTGCGGAGAGCTTGAACAGCAACATGTGGAACATGCACGTAAACAACTGGAAGAGGCAAAAGCCCGTGTTCAGGCCCAGCGAGCGGAACAACAAGCGAAGAAACGTGAAGCGGGAGAAGTGACTGAACCCGCCCGCAAGCGTTCTGCTCCTCGTCGTGATCGGGATGACACCGGTGCTGCTGCTCGCCGACCGCGTCAGACTGTTTCTCGCCCAATGCAGATTCCCCCTCCGTCTTCGTCGACAGACAAATCTCAATCACGCCAGTCCAAACCTGTCCGTGAGGAAAAACAGACTCAGCGAGATGTGGTTACGGATATATCTAAACTGCAAATCGGTCAGGAAATTAAAGTCAGAGCTGGCAAGAATGCCATGGATGCCACTGTGCTTGAGATTGCTAAAGGTGAAGTCAGGGTTCTACTCACTTCAGGTTTGGCAATGATCGTACGCGCAGAACATTTGCAGTTCTGA